A portion of the Babylonia areolata isolate BAREFJ2019XMU chromosome 4, ASM4173473v1, whole genome shotgun sequence genome contains these proteins:
- the LOC143280939 gene encoding galactose-3-O-sulfotransferase 2-like: MVMAWFCKAGRRGSVFRQLLLLLLLVYLGGFLYFTISSSMARRDMSRMDYSIIDDIIRGRWRRRLGSVRYVAPTCQAQNNLVFIKCMKCATETLGTIFRRYAYLNNLSVVLPVKNRIYLGWPFPITHMDYRPSSQGFNLLMEHAIYNGTFMKRLMNPGTVFLTMIREPLDLFVSAVNYFNVFQLSNASLQNGMEAVQAYLRNIHHYEVLYKSHAAAPKRYCIPDGFSITKNLLSHCLGMPIGFPPGRANITGDLAAVTQYIKELDSEFQLVMLMEYFEESLVLLKRLMCWSVKDIVHYSTNRGSYRKNTSWSVLTSYDRDLHREWSHADYLLYDHFNQTFWRKVRGQGQDFWQEVAFFREVQRQVTSFCHNVTPYGDSRINFPPSPWSPPFSFTTADCKLLTSPLLPMLKERYEKQEPSISPVSIPREFLPLC, encoded by the coding sequence ATGGTGATGGCTTGGTTTTGCAAGGCAGGTCGGCGTGGAAGCGTTTTCagacagttgttgttgctgctgctgctggtctacCTGGGAGGCTTTCTGTATTTCACCATTTCCTCTTCCATGGCAAGGCGGGACATGTCCAGAATGGACTACTCCATCATCGATGACATCATCAGGGgccggtggaggaggaggttaggGTCTGTGCGTTATGTTGCCCCCACGTGTCAGGCACAGAACAACCTGGTGTTCATCAAGTGCATGAAGTGCGCCACTGAAACCTTGGGCACTATCTTCCGTCGTTATGCCTACCTCAACAACCTGTCGGTGGTGCTGCCAGTGAAGAATCGCATCTACCTCGGCTGGCCCTTCCCCATCACCCACATGGACTACCGGCCATCCAGCCAGGGCTTCAACCTGCTCATGGAGCACGCCATCTACAACGGCACGTTTATGAAGCGGCTGATGAACCCGGGGACTGTCTTCCTCACCATGATCCGTGAGCCCCTTGATCTGTTTGTGTCTGCCGTCAACTATTTCAACGTCTTCCAGCTGTCCAATGCCTCCCTGCAGAACGGAATGGAGGCGGTGCAGGCTTACCTGAGGAACATCCACCACTATGAAGTTTTGTATAAAAGTCATGCGGCAGCTCCAAAAAGATACTGCATTCCAGACGGGTTTTCGATCACCAAGAACTTGCTGTCCCACTGTTTGGGTATGCCCATAGGCTTTCCCCCAGGGCGTGCTAACATCACTGGTGATTTAGCTGCTGTGACACAGTACATTAAAGAACTGGACTCGGAATTCCAACTGGTGATGCTGATGGAATATTTTGAAGAGTCTCTAGTGCTGCTGAAGCGCCTGATGTGCTGGAGTGTGAAGGACATCGTGCACTACAGCACCAACAGAGGGTCCTACCGTAAAAACACGTCCTGGTCTGTGCTGACCAGCTACGACCGTGACCTGCACAGAGAGTGGAGCCACGCGGACTATCTGCTCTACGATCACTTCAACCAGACGTTCTGGCGCAAAGTGCGGGGTCAGGGCCAGGACTTCTGGCAAGAGGTGGCCTTCTTCAGGGAGGTGCAGCGACAGGTCACCTCATTTTGCCACAATGTCACCCCCTACGGGGACAGCCGCATcaactttcccccctctccctggtcCCCACCCTTCTCCTTCACCACAGCGGACTGTAAGCTGTTGACATCCCCATTGTTACCTATGTTGAAAGAACGTTACGAGAAACAAGAACCAAGCATATCTCCTGTCAGTATTCCCAGGGAgttccttccactgtgttga